In the genome of Arachis stenosperma cultivar V10309 chromosome 6, arast.V10309.gnm1.PFL2, whole genome shotgun sequence, the window ATCATACAACAGTTCTTACGGTGCTGGTTACACTCAGCCTCCAGCATATTCTGGTGATGGAGCAGCAGCACAAACTGCTCAGCAGGGTAGTGTTCCAAAATCTTCACCGCAGAGTTGATTTTGTAGTTCAATTTAGATTTATGAATTACTATCTACAGTGTGTGTTGTAGGCGACTTCTGCAAAGGTACCGCATTGAGATAATATTCCAACATTGTGGCCTTAATTTGTTTTTGATATTGAAGTTCCGAAACTTGACGAGTTTGCATGGATCTTTATTCGTGACAACTGATAAGCAACACATTTTCTTAATGTATCCTACTGTTGCTGTCAGTGCAATTGATTTAGGTCAACATGTTAATCTAGACAAATCACATGCTTTAATATGCTAAAACAGGAGACAACTAGAGCTCAAAGGATGGATTTCGGTACTGGAGAGAGACTAGACATTTCGACTTGTCAACTTTTGTAGCGAGATTCATCGAAACGTGTTTGAATTTTGGGCCAACTTCCAACAATGTTCATTGAATTTGAATCCGGGATCTCACTTTTTTCCCCCCAAAAACAAAAGTTTCCcttgattttttcttttgttggtttagtttagtttatttTGTACGAGATTCAAAATcctttgttaaaaaaaaaaaaaacagaatacAACAACGATTTACTTGCACAAGTTAAATTCATATTATTGGAAGAAGTGTGTAATATTGCTTAGGAGTTGGTAGAGGATAATTCactttgttattattattattattataggtGTATTTGGTTTGTGTCTTAAAATACTGAAAATAGATATACAGAGGGATAAACGTGTTTGGTTGTTGACAGATACacaataacaaaaattttgtatttcaaGTGTGAAGAGAGCATATTTGGTGTCATTGAGGTGGGAggacaaaaaaaagaaaaagacagaAATGTAAAGAAATCTTTTAGTGAATATAATACACTATAAATTAAGAATAGTTTATCGATTAATTATTATCATCACTACAACAGTGAGATagataagaagaagaaaaaagatagtataaaaaaagaagctaaaatataattaattagaaGAACATCAGTGGTGTTTTTTGTAGTAAGTTAAggctatatataaatataaaaaaaaacaatcataTCAAGATGGCAGGAGGTGCTTACATTGAAAATGGTGGACGACAATATGAGGGAAAGGTGACAGTATTCGTGTTAATTACATGTTTTGTTGCTGCTATGGGAGGTCTTCTCTTTGGATATGATCTTGGTATCACGGGAGGAGTCACATCTATGGAACCATTCTTGGTTAAATTCTTTCCGGTTGTATATCAACAAATGCTGGATGATTCCAGTACCAATCAATATTGCAAGTTTGACAACCAGCTACTGACATTGTTCACCTCCTCTCTGTATCTTGCGGCATTAATAGCTTCTTTTTTTGCTGCCACAACCTCAAGATTGTTCGGACGCAAGCCATCTATGTTTTTGGGTGGCTTATTTTTTCTTGTTGGAGCACTGTTGAATGGCTTCGCAGTTAACGTTGAAATGCTTATCATCGGTCGAATATTTTTAGGTTTTGGTGTTGGATATTGCAATCAGGTGAGAAACGATATCATTAATCCACATGCATTATTAATAGTTAGTTCTTTAAGACTAATAATTGTTTGTTAAAATAGTCTGTGCCGATTTACTTGTCTGAGATGGCTCCGGCAAAAATTAGAGGAGCACTCAACATTGGGTTTCAAATGATGATCACAATCGGAATTCTAGGCGCAAACCTTATCAACTATGCAACCTCGAAGAACAAAAATGGGTGGAGAGTATCTTTGGGAGTTGGAGCTGTGCCAGCAGTTTTGCTATGTGTAGGGTCTCTTTTTTTAGAGGAAACACCAAACTCTTTGATTGAAAGAGGGCAACACGTAAAAGCCAAGACAATGTTGCAGAAAATTCGTGGCACTAACAATGTTGATGAGGAATATCAAGATCTTGTTGATGCAAGTGAGGCGGCTAGTAAGGTGGAAAACCCATGGAAGAACATTACAAGACGTAGATATAGGCCACAACTCACTTTCTGCTCTTTCATTCCCTTCTTCCAACAACTCACCGGAATTAATGTCATCATGTTTTATGCTCCAGTGCTTTTTACCATTTTGGGCTTTGGCAATGATGCCTCCCTCATGTCTGCAGTTATCACAGGAGGTGTTAATGTTATTGCTACACTTGTCTCTGTTTTCTGTGTAGACAAATTTGGAAGAAGGCTATTATTTCTTGAAGGTGGCGCTCAAATGCTTGTTGCTCAGGTAAAAAATGAAAACTCAAGTACAGTTAATTTTACGTGAAATTGATGATTGTAAGTTATTAACAGCTCTCAATTATTAACTTTATGTAAATTTAATTGTACCTGAGTTTTCactcaaatacaaataaatttatataaaaatttgtatgcATGACGAGACTAAGCAAGAGTATTATTGCATGCATGGATTGTAGATTGTGGTTGGAATCATGATCGGTATGAAGTTTGGATTGAATGGTGAAGGGTCATTTAACAAAGGAGAAGCAGACATCCTGTTGGTGTTTATTTGTTTATACGTGGCAGCATTTGCATGGTCATGGGGGCCACTAGGTTGGTTAGTACCTAGCGAAATATGTTCTCTTGAAGTTCGACCAGCAGGCCAAGCTATTAATGTGGCAATCAACATGTTCTTTACCTTTGGCATCGCTCAAGTCTTTCTTAGTTTGCTTTGCCACTTTAAGTTTggtctctttttcttttttgctgcTTGGGTGCTCGTCATGACCATTTTT includes:
- the LOC130934881 gene encoding sugar transport protein 10-like, translating into MAGGAYIENGGRQYEGKVTVFVLITCFVAAMGGLLFGYDLGITGGVTSMEPFLVKFFPVVYQQMLDDSSTNQYCKFDNQLLTLFTSSLYLAALIASFFAATTSRLFGRKPSMFLGGLFFLVGALLNGFAVNVEMLIIGRIFLGFGVGYCNQSVPIYLSEMAPAKIRGALNIGFQMMITIGILGANLINYATSKNKNGWRVSLGVGAVPAVLLCVGSLFLEETPNSLIERGQHVKAKTMLQKIRGTNNVDEEYQDLVDASEAASKVENPWKNITRRRYRPQLTFCSFIPFFQQLTGINVIMFYAPVLFTILGFGNDASLMSAVITGGVNVIATLVSVFCVDKFGRRLLFLEGGAQMLVAQIVVGIMIGMKFGLNGEGSFNKGEADILLVFICLYVAAFAWSWGPLGWLVPSEICSLEVRPAGQAINVAINMFFTFGIAQVFLSLLCHFKFGLFFFFAAWVLVMTIFIAFLLPETKNVPVEEMHYVWKSHWFWNKYMPECEDLVAGTYNNSEAAPSN